The Candidatus Nitrosocosmicus franklandus genome contains a region encoding:
- a CDS encoding glycosyl hydrolase-related protein yields the protein MDKPIVHIVPHSHYDAIWIFSKEENFDINCNYIIKKAIEILKAEKDFKFIIEQTYLLENIEISYPELFSEIKRFVKDGRIEIAGGEYLMSDVMLPSGEVLIREILEGKRYVKEKFGKDVVVAWGADEFGYNAQWPQILKNSGYKYFAFRRGVAEPLISEFYWKGIDGTSILSHWMPLGYRAGLDLSLLHETYEQLRRLSSTRHVLMPSGSGSTPPQPELCDTINKYNESTKSKIENPLMKISTPAEFFMALEREIEEKNIKMSTKSGEMYSGKASFVFPDSSSTRSWIKQGFKEYETYLLQLERWNTILKLVSKNHDFDDELKNYWKQALFFAMHDSLPGTGIDQVYEEMRSAFDKIENTLKKTLSECLNEVVNATFEFEENDKEHFILVFNSISWEVKEWVEATVTFDIDEAFDIMELRSLSSNEIIDVEILDLELHERDRGIKRVQIGFIAKLPSFGYSAYEIIYRKKEKGKNNTIDQSTLLAYPRSYETRFNLDDFTLEIDAETGIFTLMKADRLYFIGNEIRIEEELGDLYYHKDVTGIIKSESGEGIPFGVFKKEKYIVLNGKIRTKIVFQNKYYAIRWPYRLNEKLPTILYQHSFLTLRKEISIYKGLSRIDCMTYVENNHPHVRLRVKFDVPFKGYTYWTGTQFGAIQRPTNLFYLNKDPDVMKKWKEPPSGTFPSLEWIDFSNRKQDIGVTLVHFGIPSHEIRDNSLYLTLLRGVETLSADGTKGPCIATPDAAEKRPYTFKYALVPHTGDWREASSYKEGIAFNMKPIAIHRKSSGKQQKKNSLNGSSKGFKSSGSTSFLSISPKNVLLSTLKLPQQGYQSIERNTVILRIYETEGKTAQATISSHFPIKSASVLNLLEEDKLDPKEEISIDGPSNNLLNVVLNPFKIMTIRVVFDFDK from the coding sequence TTGGACAAACCTATCGTGCATATTGTTCCACATAGCCATTATGACGCTATTTGGATCTTCAGTAAGGAAGAAAATTTTGATATTAATTGTAACTATATCATTAAAAAGGCAATTGAAATACTTAAAGCAGAAAAGGATTTCAAATTTATTATAGAACAAACCTATCTCTTAGAAAATATAGAAATTAGTTATCCGGAATTGTTTTCAGAGATAAAACGATTTGTTAAAGATGGACGAATAGAAATAGCCGGAGGAGAGTACCTCATGTCAGATGTAATGCTTCCATCGGGAGAAGTATTGATCAGAGAGATACTTGAAGGAAAAAGGTACGTTAAGGAAAAATTTGGAAAAGATGTGGTTGTTGCATGGGGGGCTGATGAATTTGGATACAACGCCCAATGGCCTCAAATCCTCAAAAATAGTGGCTACAAGTATTTTGCTTTCAGAAGGGGCGTGGCTGAACCATTGATCTCAGAATTCTATTGGAAAGGGATAGACGGTACCTCTATTCTTTCTCACTGGATGCCCTTAGGTTATCGAGCAGGATTGGACCTTTCGTTACTGCATGAAACATACGAGCAGCTCAGAAGATTGTCTTCCACTAGGCATGTATTGATGCCTTCTGGAAGCGGATCAACACCTCCGCAACCAGAATTATGTGACACAATCAATAAATACAATGAATCCACCAAAAGCAAAATCGAAAATCCTCTGATGAAGATATCTACACCAGCAGAATTTTTTATGGCCCTTGAACGCGAGATTGAGGAAAAAAACATCAAGATGTCTACAAAGAGTGGAGAAATGTATTCTGGAAAAGCATCATTTGTTTTTCCAGATAGTAGTTCTACTAGATCATGGATAAAACAAGGATTCAAGGAATATGAAACCTATTTGCTTCAACTTGAAAGATGGAACACAATATTAAAATTGGTATCAAAGAATCACGATTTTGATGATGAGTTAAAGAATTATTGGAAGCAGGCACTATTCTTCGCCATGCATGATTCTCTTCCAGGTACTGGCATAGATCAAGTGTATGAAGAAATGAGATCAGCATTTGACAAAATAGAAAATACACTAAAAAAAACTTTGTCCGAATGTCTCAATGAAGTTGTAAATGCCACTTTTGAGTTTGAGGAAAACGACAAAGAGCATTTTATTTTGGTGTTTAATTCCATATCATGGGAGGTAAAGGAATGGGTAGAAGCAACAGTAACATTTGATATTGACGAAGCTTTCGATATAATGGAATTACGATCTCTATCGAGTAATGAGATAATAGATGTTGAAATTTTGGATCTTGAACTGCATGAAAGAGATCGAGGAATAAAAAGAGTTCAGATAGGATTTATTGCAAAACTACCTTCATTTGGTTATTCTGCTTATGAAATAATATACAGAAAAAAGGAAAAGGGAAAAAACAATACGATAGATCAATCTACATTACTGGCATATCCAAGATCGTATGAAACTAGATTTAACCTAGACGATTTCACTTTGGAAATTGATGCTGAAACAGGGATATTTACTCTAATGAAGGCTGACCGTTTATACTTCATAGGTAACGAAATACGAATTGAAGAAGAATTGGGTGATCTATACTACCACAAAGATGTAACTGGAATTATTAAATCAGAAAGTGGTGAGGGAATTCCATTTGGTGTATTTAAGAAAGAAAAATACATAGTCTTAAACGGCAAGATCAGAACTAAAATAGTATTTCAAAACAAATACTACGCCATACGATGGCCATATAGGCTAAATGAAAAATTGCCCACTATTTTATATCAGCATAGTTTCTTAACTCTTAGAAAAGAAATCTCCATTTACAAGGGGTTATCAAGGATAGATTGTATGACATATGTCGAAAATAATCACCCTCACGTACGATTAAGAGTAAAATTTGATGTTCCGTTTAAAGGGTATACCTACTGGACTGGAACTCAGTTTGGGGCCATTCAGAGGCCAACTAATCTATTTTATCTAAATAAAGATCCTGATGTTATGAAAAAGTGGAAGGAACCTCCTAGTGGGACTTTTCCGTCTTTAGAATGGATCGACTTTTCAAACAGAAAGCAAGATATTGGAGTTACGTTAGTTCACTTCGGTATCCCTTCCCATGAAATTAGAGATAATAGTTTATATCTCACATTACTCCGAGGAGTGGAAACACTTTCTGCAGACGGAACCAAGGGACCTTGTATTGCAACACCCGACGCTGCAGAGAAAAGACCATACACTTTCAAATATGCTCTTGTACCTCACACCGGAGATTGGCGCGAAGCATCAAGTTATAAAGAAGGAATTGCATTTAATATGAAACCAATTGCTATACATCGTAAGAGCAGTGGAAAGCAACAGAAAAAAAATAGTTTAAATGGATCAAGCAAAGGCTTTAAGTCAAGTGGCAGTACATCGTTCCTATCGATTTCTCCAAAGAATGTATTACTAAGCACACTCAAACTTCCTCAGCAAGGATATCAAAGTATCGAGCGCAACACTGTTATTTTGAGAATTTACGAAACAGAAGGAAAAACTGCTCAAGCAACCATATCATCTCACTTCCCTATCAAATCTGCTTCGGTTTTGAATTTGCTAGAGGAAGACAAATTGGATCCTAAGGAAGAGATTTCAATCGATGGTCCAAGTAACAATTTACTAAACGTTGTCTTAAATCCTTTCAAGATAATGACGATACGAGTAGTGTTTGATTTTGATAAATAA
- a CDS encoding cupredoxin domain-containing protein produces the protein MRIILLVAVFVMICSMGYTQPIAVAQMDLFTITIKPGASDGNSQNPIEPANITIPIGATVIWANNDSVYHQIVSGTPETGPNNIFYGDFFGPNESYNITFNNAGVFDYYDPIWTNIKGQVIASSEIDTAGFNVNNNNSNLFQPLDTLNSVQNDTTILTDTNNTIQTQPESGIIGENPVIETLNQQQQQQQQQQQQQLQPQQQSQFEQPIQDQQQQQLQPQQQSQFEQPIQDQQQQQQQQQLQPQQPVQQPVQQFQIPQHGDIDSFKATGIIHSNIVTPTSPWNATGEWTLIVEDGEVTNFITNMAWFNGTSGHTHDFLNFESSGDIVLPADNIVTIEGEMDVASNGVVTWDEVEASLTIGGGGRTITINVDHEETDHHFAGQPVIGSVNSLTPCSDRPGPSMEILPTCS, from the coding sequence ATGAGAATAATATTATTGGTCGCGGTTTTTGTTATGATCTGTTCCATGGGTTACACTCAACCAATAGCCGTAGCACAGATGGATTTATTCACCATTACCATTAAGCCAGGTGCCTCTGACGGAAATAGCCAGAATCCAATAGAACCTGCCAATATTACGATACCTATAGGAGCTACCGTAATTTGGGCAAACAATGACTCCGTTTACCATCAAATAGTTTCTGGTACACCTGAGACGGGCCCAAATAACATTTTCTATGGAGACTTTTTTGGTCCAAATGAATCTTATAATATAACCTTTAACAATGCAGGGGTATTCGACTATTACGATCCCATATGGACTAACATTAAAGGTCAGGTAATAGCGAGTTCAGAAATTGATACTGCTGGTTTTAATGTAAATAACAACAATAGCAACCTATTTCAGCCTTTGGATACCTTGAATTCTGTTCAAAATGACACAACCATTTTGACAGATACAAATAACACAATTCAGACTCAGCCTGAATCTGGAATAATTGGAGAGAATCCCGTAATAGAAACGTTAAATCAGCAGCAGCAGCAGCAGCAGCAGCAGCAGCAGCAGCAACTACAACCACAACAACAATCACAATTTGAACAACCAATCCAGGATCAGCAGCAGCAGCAACTACAACCACAACAACAATCACAATTTGAACAACCAATCCAGGATCAGCAGCAGCAGCAGCAGCAGCAGCAACTACAACCACAACAACCTGTTCAACAACCTGTTCAGCAATTTCAGATACCACAGCATGGAGATATAGACAGTTTTAAAGCAACAGGAATAATACATTCCAATATAGTAACACCCACAAGTCCATGGAATGCAACAGGAGAGTGGACTTTAATAGTTGAAGATGGAGAGGTAACTAACTTTATAACAAACATGGCTTGGTTTAATGGGACAAGTGGTCATACACATGATTTCTTGAACTTTGAATCCAGTGGAGACATTGTGTTACCTGCTGACAATATTGTAACTATAGAAGGAGAAATGGATGTGGCATCAAATGGAGTTGTCACTTGGGATGAAGTAGAAGCCTCATTAACAATAGGTGGAGGTGGCAGGACAATTACGATCAATGTTGATCATGAAGAAACCGATCATCATTTTGCCGGACAACCAGTCATTGGATCTGTAAATTCGCTAACTCCTTGTTCAGATAGACCTGGACCAAGCATGGAGATATTGCCAACCTGTAGTTAG
- a CDS encoding DNA double-strand break repair nuclease NurA → MAINSNASLIYKKYSKTLLLPDLYLDAIKNKEFKISSIHGDSFDDLLRIASNKWIDYEPFGSPASTFGVDSSWNKKSFQGLDFFVVDCIAINSHNDISKSKAKWDYGIGNIVGDKLGILAMQMEIDVARGILNQTPDVICIDGSVVSNLVHNKNYSYIENIKSLIEDATETRIAFISKNSTSNNQFKEFGSKAADIYYFNKIGFDPGFSHPSLNTHISNRLEVVEIYARLSSHVPLIKIEMVNDSKILESEIKNLLNQLYFHSIRGYPYCLKLAHQTCKITNSDMSRLANLYGFKNEFGSRDSLNE, encoded by the coding sequence GTGGCTATTAATTCCAACGCATCATTGATATATAAAAAATACTCAAAAACATTATTGCTCCCTGATCTTTACTTGGATGCTATCAAGAATAAAGAATTTAAGATTTCGTCGATTCATGGAGATAGTTTTGATGACCTATTGCGTATCGCTTCAAATAAATGGATCGATTATGAACCATTCGGAAGTCCTGCATCTACATTTGGAGTAGATAGTAGTTGGAACAAGAAATCTTTCCAAGGTCTTGACTTTTTTGTTGTTGATTGTATTGCCATTAATTCTCATAATGATATTTCAAAATCAAAGGCAAAATGGGATTATGGAATAGGAAATATTGTTGGTGACAAACTTGGTATATTGGCTATGCAAATGGAAATTGATGTTGCCAGGGGAATATTAAATCAGACTCCTGATGTAATTTGCATAGACGGGTCAGTTGTTTCAAATTTGGTTCACAACAAGAATTATTCATACATAGAGAATATAAAGAGCTTGATTGAGGATGCGACTGAAACGAGGATAGCATTTATTTCAAAAAACTCTACCTCTAATAATCAATTCAAAGAATTTGGTTCCAAAGCTGCTGATATCTATTATTTTAACAAAATAGGATTTGATCCTGGATTCAGTCACCCTAGTTTAAATACACATATTTCAAATAGATTGGAAGTTGTGGAAATATATGCCCGACTATCTTCCCATGTTCCGTTGATAAAGATTGAGATGGTAAATGACTCGAAAATCTTGGAGAGTGAAATTAAAAACCTCTTGAATCAATTGTATTTTCATAGTATAAGGGGATATCCATACTGCCTGAAACTTGCACATCAAACTTGCAAAATAACTAATAGTGACATGAGCCGATTAGCAAACCTATATGGATTTAAGAATGAATTTGGATCAAGAGATTCTTTAAATGAATAG
- a CDS encoding AMP-binding protein — MTDNLRIPSFSLDDLPISDFTNTSNLITFMRKNNLVSLHDLLLESTKNPEWYWDRVNDDLDIKWKQRYSKVIDAQGGIPWTDWFIGGKCNIIDNIVQKNVEKNPDKIAFIFVNQYGIKEKLTFRDLEFRVRVFSMALKNIGVRKGDVIGIYLPMRSESFIAIYSISMLGAIHVPIFSGFGKLALEQRLIDSNSKFLITSKFMERRGKVIKLQDHWRDVFRNTNVKKVILVDDDDNTNSVGISSKSLDNTNIFSYNNIYDDSLNRLNKNSKLESETMDSKDPLFYLYTSGTTGKPKGTIQTHGGFSIFSAHQASYLIDLKQNDTMFWYADIGWITGQTWVVYGSPMIGACTVVFEDTLDYPTLDFWARQIENLKVTIFGAAPTAIRQFMRNEIKVSNYTFDSLRLLATTGERLNKEAWDWFFKYVGNNKCPIINLSGGTEVGGAILGTLPFLGNVPTSVGVPVPGFDVDIYNEEGESVDNGYLVIKQPWPAMTRGLLNDTDRYIKTYWSRFPNIWYHGDKVMIDKQNMWYILGRADDMIKVAGHRIDPSEIEEILTSYSEVIESAAVSIPDEVTGESVHVFCVLKDFKKTPKQIFIIKENLQELLREKIGKFLLPKEIHFVNDLPKNRAGKTLRRLLRQKLVRDEITNDDLLIVENPDSLKDICPI; from the coding sequence ATGACGGATAATTTGAGGATTCCATCTTTTTCTCTCGACGATCTACCTATATCTGATTTTACAAACACGAGTAATTTGATTACCTTTATGAGAAAAAACAATCTCGTTTCTTTACATGATTTGCTCCTCGAGTCGACCAAAAATCCTGAGTGGTATTGGGACAGGGTAAATGATGACCTGGATATAAAATGGAAACAAAGGTATTCGAAGGTAATTGATGCTCAAGGTGGAATACCTTGGACTGATTGGTTTATTGGAGGAAAATGCAATATCATCGATAATATTGTTCAAAAGAATGTGGAAAAGAATCCAGATAAAATTGCCTTTATCTTTGTGAACCAGTATGGCATAAAAGAAAAGCTCACTTTCAGAGATTTGGAATTTAGAGTTCGGGTTTTTTCTATGGCCCTCAAGAATATAGGAGTTCGGAAGGGTGATGTAATTGGGATCTATCTACCTATGCGAAGCGAGTCTTTTATTGCTATTTATTCAATTTCTATGTTGGGTGCCATACATGTACCCATATTTTCGGGATTCGGAAAATTAGCCCTTGAACAGAGACTCATCGATTCCAATTCTAAATTTCTGATTACAAGTAAATTTATGGAACGAAGAGGAAAAGTAATCAAATTACAGGATCATTGGAGGGATGTCTTTAGAAATACTAATGTTAAGAAGGTGATATTAGTTGACGATGATGATAATACGAATAGTGTAGGTATTTCTTCCAAATCTCTTGACAATACCAATATTTTCTCTTACAATAATATTTACGATGATTCACTGAATAGATTAAACAAGAATTCAAAACTTGAATCAGAAACCATGGATTCCAAGGATCCCTTATTTTATTTATATACATCTGGGACTACGGGCAAGCCCAAGGGGACTATTCAAACTCATGGTGGATTTTCTATATTTTCAGCTCATCAAGCATCTTACTTGATCGATCTCAAACAAAATGATACTATGTTTTGGTATGCTGATATTGGATGGATAACTGGCCAAACTTGGGTAGTTTATGGATCTCCTATGATTGGTGCTTGTACTGTAGTGTTTGAAGATACCTTGGACTATCCTACATTGGATTTCTGGGCAAGGCAAATTGAAAATCTCAAAGTAACCATTTTTGGTGCGGCACCTACTGCAATTAGACAATTTATGAGAAATGAGATCAAGGTGTCAAATTATACTTTTGATTCATTGAGATTGTTAGCTACAACAGGAGAGCGATTAAATAAAGAAGCGTGGGATTGGTTTTTCAAATATGTTGGAAATAATAAATGTCCAATAATTAATTTATCGGGAGGGACAGAAGTAGGGGGAGCAATACTTGGTACTTTGCCATTCTTAGGTAATGTTCCAACATCGGTCGGAGTACCTGTTCCCGGTTTTGATGTCGATATATATAATGAGGAAGGGGAATCAGTTGATAATGGATACCTTGTAATAAAGCAGCCCTGGCCTGCAATGACGCGAGGATTGCTTAATGATACAGACAGGTATATCAAAACCTATTGGTCAAGATTTCCCAATATATGGTATCATGGAGATAAAGTAATGATCGATAAACAAAATATGTGGTATATATTAGGAAGAGCTGATGACATGATAAAAGTTGCTGGACATAGAATTGATCCTAGTGAAATCGAAGAAATATTAACAAGTTATTCTGAAGTTATCGAGTCTGCTGCTGTTAGTATCCCTGACGAAGTAACGGGAGAATCCGTACATGTTTTTTGCGTTTTAAAAGATTTTAAAAAAACACCGAAACAGATATTTATTATAAAGGAAAATCTCCAAGAACTTTTAAGAGAAAAAATTGGTAAATTCTTACTCCCAAAGGAGATTCATTTTGTAAACGACCTGCCAAAAAACAGAGCAGGGAAAACCCTGAGACGACTGCTGCGCCAGAAATTAGTACGTGATGAAATTACAAATGACGATTTATTAATTGTTGAAAATCCCGATTCACTCAAAGATATTTGTCCAATATAA
- a CDS encoding class I SAM-dependent methyltransferase has translation MSNNKWNGDEVVLDVGLGTGRVANLIAQVVKKGRIYAVDIDENMIKLAREKYLHVKNVIFLISYISNANLPQPVDIIISNAAIH, from the coding sequence ATATCAAATAACAAATGGAATGGAGACGAAGTTGTTCTTGACGTAGGATTGGGGACGGGAAGAGTTGCAAATCTCATCGCTCAAGTAGTGAAAAAGGGGAGAATTTATGCTGTTGATATTGATGAAAACATGATAAAACTTGCAAGAGAAAAATACTTGCATGTAAAGAATGTAATCTTTTTGATATCCTATATTTCAAATGCCAATCTTCCCCAGCCTGTTGACATAATTATTTCAAATGCAGCTATCCATTAG
- a CDS encoding tyrosine--tRNA ligase, with product MDVERKVDLIQRPPTEEIVTRDELISLLSTNISPKHYIGLEISGKLHLGSLMLTGFKLNDFIAAGVRTNVFLADWHTYINNKLNNDWDLISKVSKYYEKAFKFVCPGVNIIQGTKLYEETDEYWKNFVLFSKQITLSRTLRSLTIMGRTEKDTLDFSQLLYPSMQSVDIKAMDLDIVHAGTDQRKIHMLVREVFPKLGWKVPVSVHHHLLPGLSEPNALNSGSLGDTSDESRIFSKMSKSNPSSSILIHDNEDEISLKIKKAYCPAKISQNNPILEIIDYVIFHEFSEFTIERPQKFGGNVTYYSFEEIKTAFEQGNIHPMDLKAATGKYLNKIISPVRDYLSPDMQKIFQ from the coding sequence ATGGATGTAGAAAGAAAGGTTGATCTGATACAGAGACCACCCACTGAGGAGATAGTTACCAGAGACGAACTAATTTCGTTATTAAGTACTAACATATCTCCAAAACACTATATCGGGCTTGAAATTTCAGGTAAATTACATCTGGGTAGCCTAATGCTTACAGGATTTAAGTTAAATGATTTTATTGCAGCAGGTGTTAGGACGAATGTCTTTTTGGCCGATTGGCATACTTATATCAATAATAAACTAAATAACGATTGGGATTTAATTTCAAAAGTATCCAAGTATTATGAAAAAGCGTTCAAATTTGTTTGTCCAGGTGTAAATATAATACAGGGAACAAAGCTCTACGAGGAAACAGATGAATATTGGAAAAACTTTGTACTCTTTTCAAAACAAATCACGCTATCTCGAACTCTTAGGTCGCTAACTATTATGGGAAGAACGGAAAAAGATACACTCGATTTCTCTCAACTCCTGTATCCATCAATGCAATCCGTTGACATTAAAGCAATGGATCTTGATATTGTTCATGCTGGAACTGATCAGCGAAAAATTCACATGTTGGTAAGAGAGGTATTTCCTAAACTTGGTTGGAAAGTTCCTGTTTCTGTTCATCACCATTTGTTGCCTGGTTTATCGGAGCCTAATGCTCTGAATTCTGGGTCTTTAGGTGATACTTCTGATGAATCTAGAATATTTAGCAAAATGAGCAAGAGCAACCCCTCAAGTAGTATTTTGATTCATGATAATGAAGATGAAATTTCTTTAAAGATAAAAAAAGCATACTGTCCAGCAAAAATCTCTCAAAATAATCCTATTCTAGAGATAATAGATTATGTTATATTTCACGAGTTTAGTGAGTTTACGATTGAGCGCCCTCAAAAATTTGGCGGCAATGTAACTTACTATTCCTTCGAAGAGATCAAAACAGCATTTGAGCAGGGTAATATACATCCTATGGATCTAAAAGCAGCTACGGGCAAATACCTAAATAAGATAATTTCCCCAGTTAGAGACTATTTGAGTCCGGACATGCAGAAAATATTTCAATAA
- a CDS encoding CDC48 family AAA ATPase translates to MSQSNALSLKVLEAYTRDVGRGVARIDYDSMDALSASTGDVVEIRGKRKTVAKCLPLYPSDEGKGIIRVDGLVRNNAGVAIGDTVIVRKIKAVPAEKVIVAPLEAIPPIDERYLADALESVPLIKGDNVMVPYFGGRLTFQVIGVTPGPGVDAVLVTQKTVFHIAERGETLRGVPQVTYEDIGGLKEEAQKVREMIELPLRHPEIFEKLGIEAPKGVLLYGPPGTGKTLLAKAVANESNAHFVSISGPEIMSKFYGESEARLREIFKETKEKAPSIMFIDEIDSITPKREEVTGEVERRVVSQLLSLMDGLEARGKVIVIAATNRPNAIDPALRRPGRFDREIEIKVPDKRGRLEILQIHTRNMPLDTDVNQEKIASVSHGFVGADLEYLCKEAAMKCLRRLLPELNLEDEKINPDVLNKLVVTMADFENAIKEVMPSAMREVYLESPDVQWTDIGGLDEVKRELQEAVEWPLRYPDLYTKLGHSVPKGILMHGPSGTGKTMLAKAVATESEANFISVKGPELLSKWIGESERGIREIFRRARQAAPCVVFFDEIDSIAPIRGMEGVNAGTERMVSQLLTEMDGIQELNGVVIIAATNRLDMIDSALLRPGRFDKIVFVPKPDIATRLKILEIYAKEKPLTSDVNLQRIAELTDGFSGADMSAVANTAISLVLHEYLQKYSNPEDAAKHASEAHVTMKHFEDAVKKIKTQRDMKPGEKVTLSQYR, encoded by the coding sequence ATGTCTCAAAGTAATGCTCTTTCTTTAAAAGTGCTTGAAGCCTATACCCGAGATGTAGGTCGTGGTGTTGCTAGAATCGATTATGATTCTATGGATGCTTTAAGCGCTTCTACGGGTGATGTAGTGGAAATAAGAGGTAAACGCAAAACAGTTGCAAAATGCTTGCCTCTTTATCCTTCAGATGAGGGTAAGGGTATCATACGAGTTGATGGTCTGGTCAGAAATAATGCTGGTGTAGCCATTGGTGACACCGTGATTGTCCGAAAGATTAAAGCAGTGCCTGCAGAAAAAGTAATTGTAGCACCATTAGAAGCTATTCCACCAATTGACGAACGATATCTCGCTGATGCTCTAGAAAGTGTACCGTTAATAAAAGGTGATAACGTGATGGTGCCATACTTTGGTGGTAGACTTACTTTTCAAGTAATAGGAGTAACCCCAGGTCCTGGTGTTGACGCTGTTTTAGTCACACAAAAAACTGTATTTCATATAGCTGAGCGTGGAGAAACGCTCCGTGGAGTGCCACAAGTAACCTACGAGGATATTGGAGGTTTAAAGGAAGAAGCCCAGAAGGTTCGAGAAATGATAGAACTTCCACTCAGACATCCTGAAATATTTGAGAAATTGGGTATAGAGGCACCCAAGGGAGTATTGCTATATGGTCCGCCGGGTACTGGTAAAACACTGCTGGCAAAGGCTGTAGCAAATGAAAGTAATGCTCACTTTGTGAGTATCTCGGGTCCAGAAATAATGAGTAAATTCTACGGTGAATCGGAAGCAAGATTACGTGAAATATTCAAAGAAACCAAAGAAAAGGCCCCGTCTATCATGTTTATAGATGAAATAGACTCTATTACTCCAAAGCGTGAAGAAGTAACGGGAGAAGTTGAGAGAAGAGTTGTATCTCAATTACTATCATTAATGGATGGATTAGAAGCAAGAGGTAAAGTCATTGTTATCGCTGCTACAAACAGACCAAATGCTATTGACCCAGCTTTAAGAAGACCTGGTAGATTTGATAGAGAAATTGAAATCAAAGTTCCAGATAAACGTGGAAGGTTAGAAATCTTACAAATTCACACGAGAAATATGCCCTTGGATACTGATGTAAATCAAGAAAAGATTGCATCTGTAAGCCATGGTTTTGTTGGTGCCGATTTAGAATACCTTTGTAAAGAAGCTGCAATGAAGTGTTTACGTAGATTACTACCAGAACTTAATCTTGAAGATGAGAAAATTAATCCTGACGTGTTAAATAAATTGGTTGTTACAATGGCCGATTTTGAAAATGCAATTAAGGAAGTAATGCCCTCAGCTATGAGAGAAGTATATCTCGAATCTCCAGATGTACAGTGGACTGATATCGGTGGACTGGATGAAGTCAAAAGAGAGCTGCAAGAGGCTGTAGAATGGCCGTTAAGATATCCTGACTTGTATACAAAGTTAGGGCACTCCGTGCCTAAAGGAATTCTTATGCATGGTCCATCTGGTACCGGAAAGACCATGCTTGCTAAAGCTGTAGCAACCGAATCAGAAGCTAATTTTATCAGTGTTAAGGGACCAGAGTTATTGTCAAAGTGGATCGGGGAATCAGAAAGAGGTATCAGAGAAATCTTTAGACGTGCAAGACAGGCAGCACCATGTGTTGTTTTCTTTGATGAAATCGACTCTATAGCCCCGATACGTGGAATGGAAGGTGTAAATGCAGGGACTGAACGTATGGTTTCGCAATTGCTAACCGAAATGGATGGGATCCAAGAGCTCAACGGAGTCGTAATTATTGCTGCTACTAACAGACTGGATATGATTGACAGTGCTTTATTACGACCTGGGAGATTTGATAAGATCGTATTTGTTCCAAAACCAGATATCGCCACGAGATTAAAGATCTTGGAAATATATGCAAAGGAGAAACCTTTGACAAGTGATGTCAACTTACAAAGAATTGCTGAACTTACTGATGGATTCAGTGGTGCAGATATGTCTGCTGTTGCAAATACTGCCATATCTTTAGTCTTACATGAATATCTTCAAAAATATAGTAATCCCGAAGATGCTGCAAAGCATGCGTCAGAAGCACATGTAACTATGAAGCATTTTGAGGATGCTGTAAAGAAGATAAAAACTCAGAGAGATATGAAACCTGGCGAAAAGGTTACACTTTCTCAATACAGATAA